CGAAACCGTGGGCGTGGAAAAACGCGGCGGATATTACGAAACCTCCGGCGCGTTGCGCGACATGGTCCCCAATCACCTGTTCCAACTGGTTTCGTTGACGGCGATGGAGCCGCCAACGTCATTCGACGCGAACGCGGTTCGGGACGAACAGTCCAAAGTACTACAGGCGATTGCTTCGCCGCCGCCGGAGGAAGTGTTGACTCGCGCCATTCGTGGCCAGTACGGCGAAGGCGAAATGAATGGCGAACGCGTCCTCGGTTATCGCCAGGAAGACAATGTTTCTCCCAACTCCAACACGGAAACCTTCGTGGCCATGAAGTTGATGATTGATAACTGGCGATGGGCGGGCGTACCGTTTTACCTCAGAACCGGCAAACGCTTGCCAAAGCGAGTGACTGAAGTTGCCATTCAGTTCAAAAGCGCGCCGCTGACATTGTTTCGCGATACGCCGGTCGAACGGTTACGAACCAACCGGTTGGTCATTCACATCCAGCCCGATGAAGGCATCAGCCTTCGATTTGGCGCAAAAATCCCAGGCCCGATTATGCGGTTGGGAGCAGTCCAGATGGATTTCAACTATGAAGATTACTTCGGCAAAGTGCCCAGTACGGGATACGAACGATTGCTTTACGATTGCATGATCGGCGACGCAACGTTGTTTCAACGTGCGGACATGGTGGAAACCGGATGGAGAGAAATTGAACCTGTGCTGGATGTTTGGAGCGCGTTGCCGCCGCGTGCTTTCCCGAATTACGCCTCCGGAACCTGGGGGCCAAAAGAAGCTGACGAATTACTGGCTCGTGACGGGCGCGAATGGCGCCCGATTGACTAAAACCACCATAGCGACCACACACGATCCGCAGAAAGCCAGATTGGAATAAACCTCGGCTTGCTGCGGATTATTGTTTTCGGAGGGGAACGATGATTCATTTCGACGAAAACATTTGTAGAAATCCGGAAAACGCGACGGAGCGTGAATGGTTGGAAACCAATGGCCTGGGTGGCTTCGCTTCTTCAACGATTATCGGATTAAACACGCGCAGATATCACGGATTGTTGACCGCCGCGACAAAGCCTCCGGTCGGCAGATTGGTGTTGCTGTCCAAACTGGAAGAAACGCTGATCGTCAATGGTGAACGATTTGACCTTTCGGCCAACCAATACTCTGGCGCTGTTCATCCGCAAGGCTACCAATTTTTGAAAGAGTTTCGGCTCGACCCCTTCCCGGTTTTTGTTTACGAAGTCGCAGGCGTCACGTTGGAAAAATCCGTGTTTATGGTTCACGGCGAAAACAGCATCGTCATTCAATACAAACGACGAAAGAAAAGCCGCACTGTAAAAGAATGCCGCCTGGAACTTCACCCACTTGTCGCCTTTCGGGATTACCACAGCACCACACACGAAAATACTGCCATCAATAGCCATGTTGAATCGCTGGAAGGACTGGCCACAATTCATCCGTATGTTGATTTGCCTGAACTTCATTTCGCGCACAATGCCGATGCGTTGAGCGCGACCGGTTATTGGTACCGCAGCTTTGAATTTCAGGCGGAACGCGAACGCGGCCTGGATTTCAAGGAAGACTTGTTCAATCACTTTGTGCTCAGTTTCGATCTGATCAAAACCTCCTCGCCTACAGTAATCGCTTCGACCAAACGCCACGATGCCAGCGAGGCGGAGAAGCTGCGCAAAACGGAGATCAATCGCCGAAAACAGTTACTTTCCGGCGTGAAACGCGATGCGTTGGTTGAGGCGCTCACTCTCGCTGCGGATCAATTCATTGTCACTCGCGGTGATCAAAAAACGGTTATCGCCGGGTATCACTGGTTTTCCGATTGGGGGCGCGACACGATGATCGCTCTTCCCGGATTGACGCTGACAACTGGCCGATACGACGTCGCCAAAAGCATCCTTCTGGAATTCTCTAAATTCGTTGACAAAGGGATGCTTCCCAACCGATTTCCAGATGCCGGAGAAGAGCCGGAATACAACACTGTGGACGCGACGCTTTGGTATTTTGAAGCCGTGCGTGCTCTGCTCGCCCACACAAATGACTATGATTTTATTCGTCAACACCTTTACGACATCCTAAAAGACATTATCGCCTGGCACGAAAGAGGCACGCGATATCAGATTCACGTTGACGGGGATGGTCTATTGTTCGCCGGTCAGCCGGGCGTTCAATTGACCTGGATGGATGCCAGAATCGGAGATTGGGTGGTCACTCCACGCATTGGCAAACCGGTCGAAATTCAAGCGCTTTGGTATAACGCGCTGTGCACGATGAAAGACCTGGCAATAAAGTTTGACGACAACACTCAAGCCGAACACTTTGCGATTATGGCTGAGCGGGCAAAGCAGAGTTTCAACCTTCAGTTTTGGAATGAAGCCGCGGGATGTTTGTACGATGTGGTTAATGGAGAGGCGCGTGACGGTTCGATCCGGCCAAATCAAATTTTTGCTGCCAGTCTGACGCATTCCATGCTTGATGGTGACCAAGCCAAACAGGTCGTCGCCGCAGTTGAGCGAGAGTTGTTGACGCCTGTTGGATTGCGCAGCCTGTCGCCCAATGATCCTTGCTACATCAGCAATTACCAGGGTGACATGCGCAGCCGTGATGGCGCTTATCACCAAGGTACAGTTTGGCCTTGGCCGATGGGGGCCTTTATCTTCGCTTATTTGAAAGTCAACGGACGATCAAAACCGGCGCGTAAACAAGCCAGGAAGTGGCTGAATGGTTTTCTGTCACACCTCGACGAAGCATGTTTGGGGCAGGTCTCCGAAATTTTTGATGGAGACCCGCCGCACACTCCGCGAGGTTGTGTAGCGCAAGCTTGGAGCGTTGCGGAATTATTGCGCGTTGCAGTCGAAGAGGTTTAACCGGGTCGCGATAGCGCGTCGGGTTACGCTTTCCCCTTCATCAAGGCGTATGCAATTGCGGCTACGCAAAGGCCAATGAAAGTGCTCAGCAAAACATTATCAAAAACGCGAGGGATGAATTCCGTCACCAGGCCAAATAAAAAGGTAACGAATTGCGCGGTTCCGCCAACCACAATCGAAGCCGAAACAACGTCCAATTTTCTTTCGTAGGCACTGATTCTGGGTTTTGGTTTGATAGATTGAATGACTGTTCTGGTCGCTTGTTCATCTGAAATGCCTGAAGCATGTTCGCCAAACGAAGTGGCAAATCTCGTCTCGGGTTGCATCGTTATTCTCCTAACAAGAGTAGTGAGGTATCGAGACGGGGCACAAAAGGTAGGCACCATTTTGAACGGGTGCATCTTTATACTTCGACTCGCCAAATATTTCCAGCCCAAATCTTTCGTCCGTCGTCCTGCCAGCTTCGCCTCTCAGTAGGCTTTGTGCTATATGGTGATTCACGTTGCGCGGCTTCACGCGCAATAACCCATAAAAACAATGCAGATTGGAGGGACGAGCGGCTTATGTTTCGATTCGACGCTGAGAAAACCGTGAGTTTTTGTGGCGGCATTCGTCGCAGAGATTTTCTGCACGCAGGTGCGCTTTCGGTATTGGGATTGAGTTTGCCGGATCTCTTTGCCATCAAGGCGCAAGGCGCAGACGGGACGGATCACGACATGAATTGCATCTTCCTGATGCTGCTGGGCGGTCCCAGCCAAGTGGATACGTTCGACCTGAAACCCTCCGCTCCGGCCGAAATTCGCGGCCCGTTCAAACCGATCAAAACCAATGTGCCGGGGATTGAAATCAGTGAACTCTTTCCACACACCGCCAAACACGCAGACAAGTTCGCTCTGGTTCGGAGCGTACATCACACAGCCGCGGCCGTTCACGACACCGGACATCAGTTGATGCAGACCGGACGATTGTTTCAAGCTGAAGAAGAGCATCCTCACATTGGTAGTGTAATTTCCAAACTACACGGCTTGCGTGGCGATATGCCTTCGCATGTGCTGCTTCCCCAGCCGATTGGGAACACCGGCGGCAATCTGCCGCATGGCCAAACGGCTGGTTTTCTCGGAAAAGAGTTCGATCCATTCGTGCCGCCGCCGGATTGCATTTCTTCCCTTCAACTGAACCCCCGCCGCAACTTGCGTGCGATGGTGGATGCTTCCATAAAGCAGTTTGAGGCTGCGCCGAATTCGCAATTGCTTGATGACAAATTCCACCAAGCCTATACGCTGATGTCGTCCGCCAAAATGCGCGAGGCTTTTGATCTGTCGAAAGAAGCTGATGCAATCAAAGACCGATATGGCCGCAACAAATTCGGTCTGAGCTGTTTGCTGGCGCGGCGAATGATCGAACGCGGCGTGCGCTTTGTGACGATCAATCAGTTTGAAACTGTCTTCAATGAAATCACCTGGGACAGTCACGGCTCGGCTCCGTTCAGTCCCATTGCTTCTTATCGCGACGAAGCCGGCCCAATGTTCGACAATGCGTATTCGTCGCTGCTGGAAGATTTGCACCAACGCGGATTGCTGAAAAACACGCTGGTTGTCGCAACCGGTGAATTTGGGCGCACGCCACAAATCAATCCTGCGGGCGGACGCGACCACTGGCCACAATGTTGGA
The Acidobacteriota bacterium genome window above contains:
- a CDS encoding amylo-alpha-1,6-glucosidase, with the protein product MIHFDENICRNPENATEREWLETNGLGGFASSTIIGLNTRRYHGLLTAATKPPVGRLVLLSKLEETLIVNGERFDLSANQYSGAVHPQGYQFLKEFRLDPFPVFVYEVAGVTLEKSVFMVHGENSIVIQYKRRKKSRTVKECRLELHPLVAFRDYHSTTHENTAINSHVESLEGLATIHPYVDLPELHFAHNADALSATGYWYRSFEFQAERERGLDFKEDLFNHFVLSFDLIKTSSPTVIASTKRHDASEAEKLRKTEINRRKQLLSGVKRDALVEALTLAADQFIVTRGDQKTVIAGYHWFSDWGRDTMIALPGLTLTTGRYDVAKSILLEFSKFVDKGMLPNRFPDAGEEPEYNTVDATLWYFEAVRALLAHTNDYDFIRQHLYDILKDIIAWHERGTRYQIHVDGDGLLFAGQPGVQLTWMDARIGDWVVTPRIGKPVEIQALWYNALCTMKDLAIKFDDNTQAEHFAIMAERAKQSFNLQFWNEAAGCLYDVVNGEARDGSIRPNQIFAASLTHSMLDGDQAKQVVAAVERELLTPVGLRSLSPNDPCYISNYQGDMRSRDGAYHQGTVWPWPMGAFIFAYLKVNGRSKPARKQARKWLNGFLSHLDEACLGQVSEIFDGDPPHTPRGCVAQAWSVAELLRVAVEEV
- a CDS encoding DUF1501 domain-containing protein produces the protein MFRFDAEKTVSFCGGIRRRDFLHAGALSVLGLSLPDLFAIKAQGADGTDHDMNCIFLMLLGGPSQVDTFDLKPSAPAEIRGPFKPIKTNVPGIEISELFPHTAKHADKFALVRSVHHTAAAVHDTGHQLMQTGRLFQAEEEHPHIGSVISKLHGLRGDMPSHVLLPQPIGNTGGNLPHGQTAGFLGKEFDPFVPPPDCISSLQLNPRRNLRAMVDASIKQFEAAPNSQLLDDKFHQAYTLMSSAKMREAFDLSKEADAIKDRYGRNKFGLSCLLARRMIERGVRFVTINQFETVFNEITWDSHGSAPFSPIASYRDEAGPMFDNAYSSLLEDLHQRGLLKNTLVVATGEFGRTPQINPAGGRDHWPQCWTMLFAGGGVKGGQVIGSSDEIGAYPKDRPVTPAEVTATIMHSLKIDPKVELTGPLGCPIRVVEPGVQPISELF
- a CDS encoding glucose-6-phosphate dehydrogenase; amino-acid sequence: MSKTEPLNAVGEPAQPCVMVIFGATGDLTKRKLFPALYNLAKANLLAREFAIVCTGRNDMTTEAFRQQITSDIKTFATSEVDAGIWDWFLNRIYYTSGDVTNPESYQKLKTVIAEADKAHNTHGNYFFYLAISPNFFGPTVCQLGEAGLTHEENGQWRRVIIEKPFGRDLDSAKALNAEIRQVLDERQIYRIDHYLGKETVQNILVFRFGNGIFEPIWNRRYIDSIQITAAETVGVEKRGGYYETSGALRDMVPNHLFQLVSLTAMEPPTSFDANAVRDEQSKVLQAIASPPPEEVLTRAIRGQYGEGEMNGERVLGYRQEDNVSPNSNTETFVAMKLMIDNWRWAGVPFYLRTGKRLPKRVTEVAIQFKSAPLTLFRDTPVERLRTNRLVIHIQPDEGISLRFGAKIPGPIMRLGAVQMDFNYEDYFGKVPSTGYERLLYDCMIGDATLFQRADMVETGWREIEPVLDVWSALPPRAFPNYASGTWGPKEADELLARDGREWRPID